In one Coccinella septempunctata chromosome 6, icCocSept1.1, whole genome shotgun sequence genomic region, the following are encoded:
- the LOC123315897 gene encoding uncharacterized protein LOC123315897: MGQLPEPRVRPSRPFLHTGVDYAGPLTLKAWKGRGAKTHKGWVCVFVCFATSAVHLEAVSDYTTESFIAAFRRFTARRGICETLYSDCGTNFMGADATLKTMFSKASSQNQVIAELLLKEGTNWCFNPPAAPHMGGKWEAAVKSFKYHLARATKDQPFTMEELITLLTQIEAILNSRPLEPLSDDPEDCSALTPGHFLIGTALNTVPEPSLEDLSTSRLSRWQLIQQRTQQFWSKWSTQFLQRQLSISKWHHPAHDIKVGSLVLLTDERLPPCKWPLGRVMAVHPGTDGLVRVVTLKTSTSTLTRPISKLAILPVSTPDEARKNFNPSSLLDN, translated from the coding sequence ATGGGCCAGTTACCAGAACCACGCGTTAGACCATCTCGTCCCTTTCTCCACACTGGTGTAGACTACGCCGGACCTCTCACTCtcaaagcctggaaaggaagagGAGCAAAGACACACAAAGGCTGGGTTTGTGTGTTTGTCTGCTTCGCCACCTCAGCAGTCCACCTCGAAGCCGTAAGTGATTACACTACCGAATCATTTATCGCTGCGTTCCGTAGGTTTACCGCTCGACGAGGCATCTGTGAAACCTTATACTCAGACTGCGGAACCAACTTCATGGGAGCCGATGCCACTCTCAAGACCATGTTCTCAAAGGCCTCCTCACAAAACCAGGTCATCGCCGAACTCCTCTTGAAAGAAGGTACTAACTGGTGCTTCAACCCACCGGCAGCTCCTCACATGGGAGGAAAATGGGAAGCAGCAGtgaaatctttcaaatatcaCCTCGCCCGGGCTACCAAGGATCAGCCATTCACCATGGAAGAGCTGATCACACTCCTCACACAGATCGAAGCCATCCTCAATTCTAGACCTCTCGAACCGCTCAGCGATGATCCTGAAGACTGCTCCGCTCTCACACCAGGCCACTTCTTAATAGGTACAGCTCTGAACACCGTACCTGAGCCATCTCTCGAAGACCTCTCGACTTCTCGACTGTCAAGATGGCAGTTAATTCAGCAACGCACCCAGCAGTTCTGGTCCAAATGGTCAACTCAATTTCTACAACGTCAACTGTCCATCTCAAAGTGGCACCATCCAGCCCATGACATAAAGGTTGGGTCACTAGTACTCCTCACCGATGAAAGATTACCTCCATGCAAGTGGCCATTAGGGCGAGTAATGGCTGTGCACCCAGGGACAGACGGCCTTGTTCGTGTCGTCACTCTCAAGACCTCCACGTCCACTCTAACCAGACCGATCTCGAAGTTGGCAATCCTGCCAGTGTCCACTCCAGACGAAGCAAGAAAGAATTTCAACCCCTCAAGTCTTCTCGATAACTAA
- the LOC123315898 gene encoding uncharacterized protein LOC123315898 translates to MGEICEFDFANRDKELQRIRSRLLHVQGRLRILSPEVASLLHKKTELEHSLKTWSRFDSVGDADLLNLGEEGDISRPTTQDNRLQQDRQESRPSYNRPPAVNLPFTVEPSLSTDQTDDDHRPLITSPESRRLAREFAESTRRVSFASSPTVTAGVKEVGSEVSTAKETELTTEDPPMKPPKTTNYSVPTVPVWKWSLTFDGSTSVTSFLEEAEYLAEARKKLTVKRPTEEEQVNIIRRRLLPELQTALAFQTTSTIDELLRKGKVFELVKWQAANYTSPPIQKGLINEPHLTFRNPSPNVQPIGMHLSTLSEPSDKPKHVQNSTARQRQEEPKNTVRPPTETQCWRCGGKGHLRVQCKSKPILFCSRCGKKGIMSRDCQCPLPRNSPKKTFSDNRPIITVLIGDREFQALLDTGSTRSFISSEVAAHCKAARINPNYVRDVTTTVANGSSIPIEEVYTAQVQVGAENIEATWLLV, encoded by the exons atgggagagatatgtgagtttgACTTTGCTAATAGAGACAAAGAGTTACAGCGCATAAGGAGCCGGCTAttgcacgttcaaggccgactgagaatTCTATCTCCGGAAGTTGccagtctgcttcacaagaaaaccgagctggaaCACTCCCTGAAG acttggtccaggtttGATTCCGTTGGAGATGCAGACTTATTGAACTTGGGAGAAGAAGgtgacatatcccgaccgaccactcagGATAACAGGCTGCAGCAAGACCGCCAAGAA agTCGACCCTCATACAACCGACCGCCCGCCGTTAacctcccatttaccgttgaaccATCTCTATCAACAGACCAAACCGATGATGACCACAGACCGTTgataacatcccctgagtccaggcgattagcgagggagtttgccgaatcaacaaGGAGAGTTTCCTTTGCGTCATCTCCTACCGTAACCGCTGGGGTGAAAGAGGTAGGAAGCGAAGTCTCAACGGCCAAGGAAaccgaactgacgaccgaagatccgccgatgaaaccgccgaaaactACCAATTATTCCGTTCCTACTGTTCCTGTATGGAAATGGAGCCTGACATTTGATGGGTCGACCAGTGTGACCTCGTTCCTGGaagaggctgagtatcttgccgaggctagaaag aaactgaccgtaaagcgaccgaccgaggaagagcaggtgaatatcatccgacgacgtttactgccagaattgcaaaccgccctggccttccaaaCGACTTCCACGATAGATGAACTGCtccgaaaaggaaaagttttcgaattggtcaaatggcaagCTGCTAACTATACTTCGCCACCGATACAAAAaggtctcatcaacgaaccgcatcttactttccgaaatccctcaccgaacgtccaaccgatcggaatgcacctcagcacactgtccgaaccgtccgataaaccgaaacatgtccaaaactctacagcacgtcagagacaagaggaaccgaagaataccgtccgaccgccaaccgaaacccagtgctggagatgtggtggtaaGGGCCACCTACGAGTACAGTGTAAATCGAAACCGATacttttctgctctcgatgtggtaagaaggGTATAATGTCCAGAGATTGTCAGTGTCCGTTACCGAGGAACTCCCCAAAGAAAACCTTTTCTGATAACCGTCCTATAATTACTGTTCTTATAGGAGACAGGGAGTTCCAGGCACTATTGGACACCGGatcaaccaggtccttcatcagcagtgaagtggctgcTCACTGCAAGGCCGCTAGAATAAATCCGAATTATGTTagggacgttaccaccaccgtcgctaacggaagttctatcCCGATTGAGGAAGTGTACACAGCACAGGTTCAGGTTGGAGCCGAAAATATTGAGGCTACGTGGTTGTTAGTTTGA